In one Brienomyrus brachyistius isolate T26 chromosome 12, BBRACH_0.4, whole genome shotgun sequence genomic region, the following are encoded:
- the LOC125704371 gene encoding butyrophilin subfamily 2 member A1-like isoform X2, with the protein MASYVVAVLLFQQFITVFGSFSVTVPQQPILAPVGSSVTLPCSIAPAGSAEGFEVRWYRPNAFTKPVLLYRDKQVQNNDQDSQYSGRVSLDLGGLKEGLMSLHLINVTVEDTSDYNCYVSSNVNYESGTVLLKVSALGAPPVMSVSPVNGNDWNVSCESKGWHPKPDLWWSDSRASTLQHNHLQYKEDNHGMVSVQSWILVSPAFSGLLSCTISLQGGENREGRIALRDTMLQSVAGPWKPAFIVTILIFLLSIITAVLWFIKFRKRESRTRKTIEEKTEPDGMEPQKETVPLLAPEDMKSVEGDLIPENDLAKMKAAEVDIILDKATAHGGLMIVQDKIVRDAMKDNVVDSAVDSSKFTHHTCVLGKNPINSGQSYWEVQLWGENVPLKESWSVGLALATANRHTDRPLISSENFWVLSLREGRLRVSTDPAVELPVRQKPQILGVFLEYDEGRLSFINVTEKKYILTISTKFSGAVYPLFDPKKGDKAPMKILSKKKY; encoded by the exons ATGGCGTCGTATGTGGTGGCGGTTCTCCTTTTCCAGCAGTTCATCACCGTTTTCG GTAGCTTTTCAGTGACTGTGCCCCAACAGCCAATACTGGCCCCTGTTGGCAGCTCAGTTACTTTGCCTTGCTCAATAGCCCCTGCAGGTAGTGCTGAGGGCTTTGAGGTTCGCTGGTACCGACCCAACGCCTTCACAAAACCAGTGCTGCTCTACCGAGACAAACAGGTCCAAAATAATGATCAGGACTCGCAGTACAGTGGCCGGGTTTCTCTTGACTTGGGGGGCCTAAAAGAAGGTCTTATGTCCCTACATCTGATTAATGTGACAGTAGAAGACACGAGTGACTACAATTGCTATGTTAGCAGTAATGTAAATTATGAAAGTGGGACCGTATTGCTCAAAGTGTCTG CACTGGGTGCCCCTCCAGTGATGTCAGTGAGCCCAGTTAATGGCAATGACTGGAATGTTAGCTGTGAGTCCAAAGGTTGGCACCCAAAACCGGACCTGTGGTGGTCAGACTCTCGGGCATCTACCCTTCAGCACAACCATCTGCAGTATAAAGAGGACAACCATGGGATGGTGTCTGTCCAGAGTTGGATCTTAGTGTCACCTGCTTTCTCTGGTTTGCTGTCCTGCACCATCTCCCTCCAGGGTGGTGAGAACCGCGAAGGAAGGATAGCACTGAGAGATACTATGCTTCAGTCTG TGGCAGGACCATGGAAACCAGCCTTCATCGTTacaattttaatttttctccTGTCGATCATCACTGCTGTCCTGTGGTTCATCAAGTTTAGGAAAAGAG AGTCAAGAACTCGGAAAACAATAGAAG aGAAAACAGAGCCAGATGGTATGGAACCCCAAAAAG AAACAGTCCCACTTCTTG CACCAGAGGATATGAAATCAGTAGAAG GTGACCTGATTCCAGAAAATG ATTTGGCGAAAATGAAAGCAGCAGAAG TGGACATTATCCTGGACAAAGCCACAGCTCATGGTGGGCTGATGATTGTTCAAGACAAGATAGTCCGAGATGCCATGAAAGACAATGTCGTGGACAGCGCCGTTGACAGTTCCAAGTTCACTCATCACACTTGTGTCCTTGGAAAGAATCCCATAAACTCAGGTCAATCGTACTGGGAAGTTCAGTTATGGGGTGAAAATGTACCCCTGAAAGAGTCATGGAGTGTGGGCTTGGCCTTGGCAACAGCGAACCGTCATACTGACAGGCCACTCATTTCCAGTGAGAACTTCTGGGTCCTCTCCTTAAGGGAAGGGAGACTCCGTGTCAGTACCGACCCTGCTGTTGAACTTCCTGTGCGACAGAAGCCGCAGATACTGGGGGTGTTTTTAGAATATGATGAAGGTCGGCTGTCCTTCATTAACGTTactgagaaaaaatatatattaaccaTTTCAACAAAATTCAGTGGAGCGGTTTATCCTCTGTTTGATCCAAAAAAGGGCGACAAGGCCCCTATGAAGAtcctaagcaaaaaaaaatattaa
- the LOC125704371 gene encoding butyrophilin subfamily 1 member A1-like isoform X3: MASYVVAVLLFQQFITVFGSFSVTVPQQPILAPVGSSVTLPCSIAPAGSAEGFEVRWYRPNAFTKPVLLYRDKQVQNNDQDSQYSGRVSLDLGGLKEGLMSLHLINVTVEDTSDYNCYVSSNVNYESGTVLLKVSALGAPPVMSVSPVNGNDWNVSCESKGWHPKPDLWWSDSRASTLQHNHLQYKEDNHGMVSVQSWILVSPAFSGLLSCTISLQGGENREGRIALRDTMLQSVAGPWKPAFIVTILIFLLSIITAVLWFIKFRKRVEKTEPDGMEPQKETVPLLAPEDMKSVEGDLIPENDLAKMKAAEVDIILDKATAHGGLMIVQDKIVRDAMKDNVVDSAVDSSKFTHHTCVLGKNPINSGQSYWEVQLWGENVPLKESWSVGLALATANRHTDRPLISSENFWVLSLREGRLRVSTDPAVELPVRQKPQILGVFLEYDEGRLSFINVTEKKYILTISTKFSGAVYPLFDPKKGDKAPMKILSKKKY, translated from the exons ATGGCGTCGTATGTGGTGGCGGTTCTCCTTTTCCAGCAGTTCATCACCGTTTTCG GTAGCTTTTCAGTGACTGTGCCCCAACAGCCAATACTGGCCCCTGTTGGCAGCTCAGTTACTTTGCCTTGCTCAATAGCCCCTGCAGGTAGTGCTGAGGGCTTTGAGGTTCGCTGGTACCGACCCAACGCCTTCACAAAACCAGTGCTGCTCTACCGAGACAAACAGGTCCAAAATAATGATCAGGACTCGCAGTACAGTGGCCGGGTTTCTCTTGACTTGGGGGGCCTAAAAGAAGGTCTTATGTCCCTACATCTGATTAATGTGACAGTAGAAGACACGAGTGACTACAATTGCTATGTTAGCAGTAATGTAAATTATGAAAGTGGGACCGTATTGCTCAAAGTGTCTG CACTGGGTGCCCCTCCAGTGATGTCAGTGAGCCCAGTTAATGGCAATGACTGGAATGTTAGCTGTGAGTCCAAAGGTTGGCACCCAAAACCGGACCTGTGGTGGTCAGACTCTCGGGCATCTACCCTTCAGCACAACCATCTGCAGTATAAAGAGGACAACCATGGGATGGTGTCTGTCCAGAGTTGGATCTTAGTGTCACCTGCTTTCTCTGGTTTGCTGTCCTGCACCATCTCCCTCCAGGGTGGTGAGAACCGCGAAGGAAGGATAGCACTGAGAGATACTATGCTTCAGTCTG TGGCAGGACCATGGAAACCAGCCTTCATCGTTacaattttaatttttctccTGTCGATCATCACTGCTGTCCTGTGGTTCATCAAGTTTAGGAAAAGAG tagaGAAAACAGAGCCAGATGGTATGGAACCCCAAAAAG AAACAGTCCCACTTCTTG CACCAGAGGATATGAAATCAGTAGAAG GTGACCTGATTCCAGAAAATG ATTTGGCGAAAATGAAAGCAGCAGAAG TGGACATTATCCTGGACAAAGCCACAGCTCATGGTGGGCTGATGATTGTTCAAGACAAGATAGTCCGAGATGCCATGAAAGACAATGTCGTGGACAGCGCCGTTGACAGTTCCAAGTTCACTCATCACACTTGTGTCCTTGGAAAGAATCCCATAAACTCAGGTCAATCGTACTGGGAAGTTCAGTTATGGGGTGAAAATGTACCCCTGAAAGAGTCATGGAGTGTGGGCTTGGCCTTGGCAACAGCGAACCGTCATACTGACAGGCCACTCATTTCCAGTGAGAACTTCTGGGTCCTCTCCTTAAGGGAAGGGAGACTCCGTGTCAGTACCGACCCTGCTGTTGAACTTCCTGTGCGACAGAAGCCGCAGATACTGGGGGTGTTTTTAGAATATGATGAAGGTCGGCTGTCCTTCATTAACGTTactgagaaaaaatatatattaaccaTTTCAACAAAATTCAGTGGAGCGGTTTATCCTCTGTTTGATCCAAAAAAGGGCGACAAGGCCCCTATGAAGAtcctaagcaaaaaaaaatattaa
- the LOC125704371 gene encoding butyrophilin subfamily 2 member A1-like isoform X1 yields the protein MASYVVAVLLFQQFITVFGSFSVTVPQQPILAPVGSSVTLPCSIAPAGSAEGFEVRWYRPNAFTKPVLLYRDKQVQNNDQDSQYSGRVSLDLGGLKEGLMSLHLINVTVEDTSDYNCYVSSNVNYESGTVLLKVSALGAPPVMSVSPVNGNDWNVSCESKGWHPKPDLWWSDSRASTLQHNHLQYKEDNHGMVSVQSWILVSPAFSGLLSCTISLQGGENREGRIALRDTMLQSVAGPWKPAFIVTILIFLLSIITAVLWFIKFRKRESRTRKTIEVEKTEPDGMEPQKETVPLLAPEDMKSVEGDLIPENDLAKMKAAEVDIILDKATAHGGLMIVQDKIVRDAMKDNVVDSAVDSSKFTHHTCVLGKNPINSGQSYWEVQLWGENVPLKESWSVGLALATANRHTDRPLISSENFWVLSLREGRLRVSTDPAVELPVRQKPQILGVFLEYDEGRLSFINVTEKKYILTISTKFSGAVYPLFDPKKGDKAPMKILSKKKY from the exons ATGGCGTCGTATGTGGTGGCGGTTCTCCTTTTCCAGCAGTTCATCACCGTTTTCG GTAGCTTTTCAGTGACTGTGCCCCAACAGCCAATACTGGCCCCTGTTGGCAGCTCAGTTACTTTGCCTTGCTCAATAGCCCCTGCAGGTAGTGCTGAGGGCTTTGAGGTTCGCTGGTACCGACCCAACGCCTTCACAAAACCAGTGCTGCTCTACCGAGACAAACAGGTCCAAAATAATGATCAGGACTCGCAGTACAGTGGCCGGGTTTCTCTTGACTTGGGGGGCCTAAAAGAAGGTCTTATGTCCCTACATCTGATTAATGTGACAGTAGAAGACACGAGTGACTACAATTGCTATGTTAGCAGTAATGTAAATTATGAAAGTGGGACCGTATTGCTCAAAGTGTCTG CACTGGGTGCCCCTCCAGTGATGTCAGTGAGCCCAGTTAATGGCAATGACTGGAATGTTAGCTGTGAGTCCAAAGGTTGGCACCCAAAACCGGACCTGTGGTGGTCAGACTCTCGGGCATCTACCCTTCAGCACAACCATCTGCAGTATAAAGAGGACAACCATGGGATGGTGTCTGTCCAGAGTTGGATCTTAGTGTCACCTGCTTTCTCTGGTTTGCTGTCCTGCACCATCTCCCTCCAGGGTGGTGAGAACCGCGAAGGAAGGATAGCACTGAGAGATACTATGCTTCAGTCTG TGGCAGGACCATGGAAACCAGCCTTCATCGTTacaattttaatttttctccTGTCGATCATCACTGCTGTCCTGTGGTTCATCAAGTTTAGGAAAAGAG AGTCAAGAACTCGGAAAACAATAGAAG tagaGAAAACAGAGCCAGATGGTATGGAACCCCAAAAAG AAACAGTCCCACTTCTTG CACCAGAGGATATGAAATCAGTAGAAG GTGACCTGATTCCAGAAAATG ATTTGGCGAAAATGAAAGCAGCAGAAG TGGACATTATCCTGGACAAAGCCACAGCTCATGGTGGGCTGATGATTGTTCAAGACAAGATAGTCCGAGATGCCATGAAAGACAATGTCGTGGACAGCGCCGTTGACAGTTCCAAGTTCACTCATCACACTTGTGTCCTTGGAAAGAATCCCATAAACTCAGGTCAATCGTACTGGGAAGTTCAGTTATGGGGTGAAAATGTACCCCTGAAAGAGTCATGGAGTGTGGGCTTGGCCTTGGCAACAGCGAACCGTCATACTGACAGGCCACTCATTTCCAGTGAGAACTTCTGGGTCCTCTCCTTAAGGGAAGGGAGACTCCGTGTCAGTACCGACCCTGCTGTTGAACTTCCTGTGCGACAGAAGCCGCAGATACTGGGGGTGTTTTTAGAATATGATGAAGGTCGGCTGTCCTTCATTAACGTTactgagaaaaaatatatattaaccaTTTCAACAAAATTCAGTGGAGCGGTTTATCCTCTGTTTGATCCAAAAAAGGGCGACAAGGCCCCTATGAAGAtcctaagcaaaaaaaaatattaa
- the LOC125704373 gene encoding cyclin-dependent kinase 2-associated protein 2-like: protein MSYKPIAPAPSGPNHTPPGSSVSSLSPSLPSSSTYRQVFNDFGPPSMGFVQPVKISQGSTYSELLAVIEEMSREIRPTYAGSKSAMERLKRGIIHARALVRECLAETERNARS from the exons ATGAGCTACAAGCCTATTGCGCCAGCCCCGTCCGGCCCCAACCACACCCCGCCAG GTTCTAGTGTTTCttccctgtctccctctctcccttcctCTTCCACCTACAGACAGGTGTTTAATGACTTTGGTCCCCCTTCAATGGGCTTTGTCCAG CCAGTGAAAATTTCTCAGGGGTCCACTTACAGTGAATTGCTGGCAGTCATCGAGGAGATGAGTCGTGAGATCCGGCCCACCTATGCTGGTAGCAAGAGCGCCATGGAGAGGTTGAAAAGAG GTATTATCCATGCTCGGGCGCTTGTCAGGGAGTGTTTGGCAGAAACGGAAAGAAATGCTCGCTCATAA
- the LOC125704372 gene encoding calcium-binding protein 2-like — MSEKKAGAAAAGASGEASTSQPKKTKKTKMSSESAIAKMYSPLLNSLFGQERQLVPEELDELSEAFKEFDYDQDGYLNYKDVADCMRTMGYMPTEMELIEIIQQIKMRLGGLIDFDDFCELMGPRMMEETAHMMGIKELQCAFRQFDSDGDGLITYDELKDAMKSLLGEKLKKGELDEMLKEIDLNGDGNVDFNEFVMMLSR, encoded by the exons ATGTCTGAGAAGAAGGcaggagctgctgctgctggggccTCTGGGGAAGCTTCCACATCTCAGCCCAAGAAGACCAAGAAGACCAAGATGAGCAGTGAAAGCGCCATAGCTAAGATGTACTCCCCCCTGCTGAACTCACTCTTCGGCCAG GAACGGCAATTGGTACCTGAGGAATTGGATG AGTTAAGTGAAGCCTTTAAAGAGTTCGACTATGACCAGGATGGCTACCTGAACTATAAAGACGTGGCTGATTGTATGAGGACCATGGGCTACATGCCCACGGAGATGGAACTCATTGAAATCATCCAGCAGATCAAGATGAGAT TGGGAGGTCTGATTGACTTTGATGACTTTTGTGAGCTTATGGGGCCAAGGATGATGGAGGAGACAGCTCACATGATGGGGATTAAGGAGCTCCAGTGTGCTTTCAGACAG TTTGATTCTGATGGCGATGGACTGATCACCTACGACGAGCTGAAGGATGCTATGAAGTCCCTCCTTGGGGAGAAGCTAAAAAAAGGGGAGCTGGATGAGATGCTCAAGGAAATAGACCTGAACGGAGATGGGAACGTAGACTTTAATG AGTTTGTAATGATGCTGTCCCGGTAA
- the lonrf1l gene encoding LON peptidase N-terminal domain and ring finger 1, like isoform X2 — MSVLHSDSRIFRDPSLCRETTWDEGGCVDQIFILQKAFMLASENRVKEALDSFSVALRYGPVRPQQLRALVDSILQNSSANTPSDGCSGDSSAVFTCPSCRGFLCEPVTVACGHSYCKRCLRRHLFSKCTLCQETTDATIGTEKVGTLKPNVILNYLLEKWFPAETKQCKVIGEIEDLSRRRLFDKALALANEAIESGPGDMLALAYRAEAYVGLGRYESALNDLEVLCESSPHWPEGYFRKGDVLQKMGRVDDALQVFLHCLALDADFILARKEVEKILYDLLLPASADARLAQQVAHLSSSSCLPRKVALVNTQVQASPPSLQDQKQDCDIPPPPPALGDLRLRSSTLLLTPQDQPTLPKRKLPVSADGRSKHLRQEDATAPSRGVPRELLEASDFECSLCIRLFYEPVTTPCGHTFCRNCLERCLDHAPQCPLCKDSLREFLACRKFSVTPVLETLMKTLLPEEYLERLRSHSVEMEELSDLRRGVPMFICTIAYPTVPCPLHVFEPRYRLMVRRCLEMGTRRFGMCISDPHKGFVDYGCMLQIRCVHFLPDGRSVVDTVGGERFRVLARGMRDGYHVADIEYLEDVKVTDAEEMLKLQELHDQVYRQAHTWFGSLEPRFRDQILQHFGPMPAREIDIQATANGPACCWWLLAVLPVDPRYQLSVLSLLSLRERLLKIQQILTYLQNVPDP; from the exons ATGTCTGTTCTACATTCCGACAGTAGGATCTTTAGAGATCCCAGTTTATGTAGAGAAACTACGTGGGACGAGGGGGGTTGTGTAGATCAGATATTCATTTTACAGAAAGCTTTCATGTTGGCATCAGAAAACCGCGTTAAAGAAGCACTAGATTCTTTCTCCGTGGCCTTACGGTATGGTCCTGTCAGACCACAACAACTAAGGGCTTTAGTTGATAGTATCTTGCAAAACTCCAGCGCTAATACGCCGTCAGACGGCTGCTCTGGAGACTCCAGCGCCGTGTTTACTTGTCCGAGCTGTCGTGGATTTCTCTGCGAGCCCGTAACTGTTGCTTGTGGACATTCATACTGCAAAAGGTGTTTGCGACGGCACCTGTTCTCCAAATGTACGCTGTGCCAGGAGACCACCGACGCGACGATCGGGACTGAGAAGGTGGGGACACTGAAACCAAACGTGATTCTCAACTACCTTTTGGAAAAGTGGTTCCCTGCAGAGACAAAACAGTGTAAAGTCATCGGAGAAATTGAAGATCTGTCCAGAAGAAGACTTTTTGACAAAGCGTTGGCTCTTGCCAATGAGGCGATTGAATCAG GTCCTGGTGATATGCTCGCTCTAGCGTATCGAGCAGAGGCGTACGTTGGGCTTGGGAGGTACGAGTCCGCCCTGAATGATCTGGAGGTGCTGTGTGAGAGCTCCCCCCACTGGCCAGAG GGTTATTTTCGGAAAGGCGATGTACTGCAGAAAATGGGCCGCGTGGACGACGCCCTGCAGGTGTTcctccactgcctggctctggaTGCAGATTTTATTCTTGCAAGGAAGGAAGTGGAAAAG ATCCTTTATGACCTGCTGTTGCCTGCTTCTGCGGATGCCAGACTGGCCCAGCAGGTGGCACACTTGAGCTCGTCCTCCTGCCTGCCCAGGAAGGTGGCACTGGTGAACACCCAGGTGCAAGCATCTCCCCCGTCACTCCAGGACCAAAAACAG GACTGTGACATACCCCCTCCTCCACCAGCTTTGGGGGATCTGAGACTGAGGAGCTCCACCTTACTGTTAACTCCCCAGGACCAGCCCACCCTGCCGAAGAGGAAGCTACCTGTCTCTGCTGATGGGAGGAGCAAACACCTAAGACAAGAAG ATGCCACAGCGCCCTCTAGAGGGGTTCCCAGGGAACTGTTGGAGGCCAGTGACTTTGAGTGTTCTCTCTGTATCAG ACTGTTCTACGAACCGGTGACCACGCCCTGTGGACATACCTTCTGCCGAAACTGCCTGGAACGGTGCCTGGACCATGCCCCTCAGTGTCCACTCTGCAAGGACAGCCTACGGGAG TTCCTGGCGTGCAGGAAGTTCAGCGTGACGCCGGTGCTTGAGACACTGATGAAGACGCTTCTCCCTGAGGAGTACCTGGAACGCCTGAGGAGCCACTCCGTGGAGATGGAGGAGCTCTCAGA CTTGAGGAGGGGTGTGCCCATGTTCATCTGCACCATAGCCTACCCCACTGTGCCCTGCCCGCTGCACGTCTTTGAGCCCCGCTATCGCCTCATGGTCCGCCGCTGCCTGGAGATGGGCACCAGACGCTTCGGCATGTGCATCAGTGACCCACACAAGGG GTTTGTGGACTATGGCTGCATGCTGCAGATCCGCTGCGTCCACTTCCTGCCGGACGGTCGCTCCGTGGTGGACACGGTGGGCGGTGAGCGCTTCCGCGTTCTGGCCCGGGGGATGAGGGATGGCTACCACGTCGCCGACATCGAGTACCTGGAAGACGTGAAG GTGACAGATGCAGAGGAGATGCTGAAACTCCAGGAGCTGCATGACCAGGTGTACAGACAAGCGCACACCTGGTTTGGGAGCCTTGAGCCACGTTTCCGCGACCAAATACTGCAGCATTTTGGCCCCATGCCAGCAAGAGAGATAGACATACAG GCCACAGCGAACGGGCCAGCCTGCTGCTGGTGGCTCCTGGCAGTGCTGCCCGTAGACCCGCGGTACCAGCTGTCAGTGCTCTCCCTGCTGTCACTGCGCGAAAGGCTGCTAAAGATCCAACAGATCCTCACCTACCTGCAAAATGTCCCCGACCCCTGA
- the lonrf1l gene encoding LON peptidase N-terminal domain and ring finger 1, like isoform X1, whose translation MSVLHSDSRIFRDPSLCRETTWDEGGCVDQIFILQKAFMLASENRVKEALDSFSVALRYGPVRPQQLRALVDSILQNSSANTPSDGCSGDSSAVFTCPSCRGFLCEPVTVACGHSYCKRCLRRHLFSKCTLCQETTDATIGTEKVGTLKPNVILNYLLEKWFPAETKQCKVIGEIEDLSRRRLFDKALALANEAIESGPGDMLALAYRAEAYVGLGRYESALNDLEVLCESSPHWPEGYFRKGDVLQKMGRVDDALQVFLHCLALDADFILARKEVEKILYDLLLPASADARLAQQVAHLSSSSCLPRKVALVNTQVQASPPSLQDQKQDCDIPPPPPALGDLRLRSSTLLLTPQDQPTLPKRKLPVSADGRSKHLRQEDATAPSRGVPRELLEASDFECSLCIRLFYEPVTTPCGHTFCRNCLERCLDHAPQCPLCKDSLREFLACRKFSVTPVLETLMKTLLPEEYLERLRSHSVEMEELSDSLRRGVPMFICTIAYPTVPCPLHVFEPRYRLMVRRCLEMGTRRFGMCISDPHKGFVDYGCMLQIRCVHFLPDGRSVVDTVGGERFRVLARGMRDGYHVADIEYLEDVKVTDAEEMLKLQELHDQVYRQAHTWFGSLEPRFRDQILQHFGPMPAREIDIQATANGPACCWWLLAVLPVDPRYQLSVLSLLSLRERLLKIQQILTYLQNVPDP comes from the exons ATGTCTGTTCTACATTCCGACAGTAGGATCTTTAGAGATCCCAGTTTATGTAGAGAAACTACGTGGGACGAGGGGGGTTGTGTAGATCAGATATTCATTTTACAGAAAGCTTTCATGTTGGCATCAGAAAACCGCGTTAAAGAAGCACTAGATTCTTTCTCCGTGGCCTTACGGTATGGTCCTGTCAGACCACAACAACTAAGGGCTTTAGTTGATAGTATCTTGCAAAACTCCAGCGCTAATACGCCGTCAGACGGCTGCTCTGGAGACTCCAGCGCCGTGTTTACTTGTCCGAGCTGTCGTGGATTTCTCTGCGAGCCCGTAACTGTTGCTTGTGGACATTCATACTGCAAAAGGTGTTTGCGACGGCACCTGTTCTCCAAATGTACGCTGTGCCAGGAGACCACCGACGCGACGATCGGGACTGAGAAGGTGGGGACACTGAAACCAAACGTGATTCTCAACTACCTTTTGGAAAAGTGGTTCCCTGCAGAGACAAAACAGTGTAAAGTCATCGGAGAAATTGAAGATCTGTCCAGAAGAAGACTTTTTGACAAAGCGTTGGCTCTTGCCAATGAGGCGATTGAATCAG GTCCTGGTGATATGCTCGCTCTAGCGTATCGAGCAGAGGCGTACGTTGGGCTTGGGAGGTACGAGTCCGCCCTGAATGATCTGGAGGTGCTGTGTGAGAGCTCCCCCCACTGGCCAGAG GGTTATTTTCGGAAAGGCGATGTACTGCAGAAAATGGGCCGCGTGGACGACGCCCTGCAGGTGTTcctccactgcctggctctggaTGCAGATTTTATTCTTGCAAGGAAGGAAGTGGAAAAG ATCCTTTATGACCTGCTGTTGCCTGCTTCTGCGGATGCCAGACTGGCCCAGCAGGTGGCACACTTGAGCTCGTCCTCCTGCCTGCCCAGGAAGGTGGCACTGGTGAACACCCAGGTGCAAGCATCTCCCCCGTCACTCCAGGACCAAAAACAG GACTGTGACATACCCCCTCCTCCACCAGCTTTGGGGGATCTGAGACTGAGGAGCTCCACCTTACTGTTAACTCCCCAGGACCAGCCCACCCTGCCGAAGAGGAAGCTACCTGTCTCTGCTGATGGGAGGAGCAAACACCTAAGACAAGAAG ATGCCACAGCGCCCTCTAGAGGGGTTCCCAGGGAACTGTTGGAGGCCAGTGACTTTGAGTGTTCTCTCTGTATCAG ACTGTTCTACGAACCGGTGACCACGCCCTGTGGACATACCTTCTGCCGAAACTGCCTGGAACGGTGCCTGGACCATGCCCCTCAGTGTCCACTCTGCAAGGACAGCCTACGGGAG TTCCTGGCGTGCAGGAAGTTCAGCGTGACGCCGGTGCTTGAGACACTGATGAAGACGCTTCTCCCTGAGGAGTACCTGGAACGCCTGAGGAGCCACTCCGTGGAGATGGAGGAGCTCTCAGA TAGCTTGAGGAGGGGTGTGCCCATGTTCATCTGCACCATAGCCTACCCCACTGTGCCCTGCCCGCTGCACGTCTTTGAGCCCCGCTATCGCCTCATGGTCCGCCGCTGCCTGGAGATGGGCACCAGACGCTTCGGCATGTGCATCAGTGACCCACACAAGGG GTTTGTGGACTATGGCTGCATGCTGCAGATCCGCTGCGTCCACTTCCTGCCGGACGGTCGCTCCGTGGTGGACACGGTGGGCGGTGAGCGCTTCCGCGTTCTGGCCCGGGGGATGAGGGATGGCTACCACGTCGCCGACATCGAGTACCTGGAAGACGTGAAG GTGACAGATGCAGAGGAGATGCTGAAACTCCAGGAGCTGCATGACCAGGTGTACAGACAAGCGCACACCTGGTTTGGGAGCCTTGAGCCACGTTTCCGCGACCAAATACTGCAGCATTTTGGCCCCATGCCAGCAAGAGAGATAGACATACAG GCCACAGCGAACGGGCCAGCCTGCTGCTGGTGGCTCCTGGCAGTGCTGCCCGTAGACCCGCGGTACCAGCTGTCAGTGCTCTCCCTGCTGTCACTGCGCGAAAGGCTGCTAAAGATCCAACAGATCCTCACCTACCTGCAAAATGTCCCCGACCCCTGA